TTCTCATATTGGCAGCAGTGATTTCACTTTCCTAAGAGTTAAAACACGGTAGAGTGTGAGCTATTAATATGCTTTGGTTATATTTCCCAAGCAAGTTAAGCAGAACATTTCACACAATTCTAttttcaaaagacatccataaaagcataaatattaataaataataccaACATGTACATCTTTCAGGGATTAATTTGTGGATGACCCTTGCAGATTTTAGGGGTTATATCGGCCATCATTCTTAATACTGACACAAGAGGAAGTTTACCAGTGTGTCAGCAACCATTACCTAAACCTAAGGTACCCACTACAAAGCGGAATCCACAGCTCCAAATATCAGACTGCAAAAGATCTAATTCAAATATCCTCCCAGCACCAAGAAGCATTAACGTTCTTTCTAACTGATGAGCATTTTAATGTGATATTTAGCTAGTATGAAGCATTCAAATTAATGCTTGAAACTTGTGTCACTGTTTTGTTAATCAATATAGtcacataaaaacagaaaacggCATCCActaaggaaataaagacaaagactgtGCCCCACTCTCAGCGGCTAGGGACCTCTCCTTAGCAAATACTTAAAAGTAAAGTTATACTCTGTAAATTCCCTTTTAGTACATCCAAAGGGCTACAATGACAGCAGAGGTGTTCACCACCTTAGGGCAGAGCAGATGAACTGTTAATAAACAAACGAAACTATCAGCATGAAGTATGAGGTATCAAACAAAATTACACACCATCATAAAATAGAGGTGATATTCTGTAATGACTAGTTCTTGAGAAACAAAGGTTTAAAACGTAAAAAGAACTTGGATTAATAAAATAACTTGGCTTCGCATTTCATGCTTGTATAAAGCAGGCAGCACTGAACAGGAAGGTTCTTTAATCCACATCTCCCTTCCCCAGGCAACAGGCAGTCCAAAGTTCAGTGAAGACAAACGTGGGAACCTGGCAAGAATCATTTTACAGTAAAGCAGGCATTTTCACCCACTCTCTATTTTTTCCTCAATACCCAGTACCTCTGAGGTCTTGTCACTGAATTGCTGTTTGTGAAGAAGTATTTTCTCCACAACACATGCCTTGAGCATGAAGTCCTCCCATACAAAAGGAGTAACTAATCCTACTCTTCCTAAAGTAGAGGATAGGGCCTAGATTCCCAAGTTACTAGTCTAAAATCTTGAATAGGGTGCTCCAAAATGTATCTCACAGAGGATAACTATTTTAACAACATTCTAAGAGTCAGAATTAAGGTCCCCAATAAATAATTGCTatcctagaaagaaaaataaatttacagaCTACTTTTTTTCCTAACCTAAGATGCCATCAGTTGTAAGACGCACCACATGTATCACTAAGAAAACACATAGGcaattaaactatgacacaaTGCTTGTGTATCCTGTAGAACggctactttttaaatttactcaAACAGCTTTTAGAGTTAAAACAGATCTTTATCGCGTCAATCTTCTGCATACGTAAAGAAAGTGTATGATGAAATAAGTTGGCTAAGTTATGACTATAACTTCATAGTCTTGAGTCTAACTCCTCTCAATCACTCAAATCACAGCCATCGGTGTCTGCATTCTCCCAGGCCACAGCACCCTTGGCATCATCAAGAGTGCTGGCAATGCAGCATCTCTTAATACAGCACTCCAGCACTGCCTGCGGTTTAATATCAGCAGGAAGCGCTGGACAAAATGATGTTTGACGCCTTAACGACAGTCCTGCTCGATGCATAAATCGATCACACCAGCCTCTTGTTGCTTTGAATTTTGTTTCATCTATTCCAAGGGTTTTGGCAATTTCTCCTGCCTTCAGCTGCATCGCCTGGCGTGTGACAGGCAGTCCTTTTGCACGTGTCTCACTGACAAAATGTAGCACAGCTTCGTCTACTTGTGGGTATCTTCCTTTCTTAGGTCCCGTAAAGCATTTTGTTGTTGCTTTACAAGAAAATATGGAATTTCGGTCATTCCTCCAGCGACGGATATTTGCTTCACTAATATCGAACATACGCCCTGCTGCTCTGTTTCCATGCTTTTCTGCATACACGATAACTTTTCGTTTCAATGCCGAATCATAGTGTAATCtttttgaagacatttttaaaagccaattaAACCTGACACATTTGATACCAACAACAGGACAAACCTTAAGTCCACACAGGCACAGGCGAGGATAATTGCACCATGACTACTGCCTGGTTGACAGTAATCATAAAATGCATCCCGATTTCAGACAAGGTATAATGCggggggaaaaaaagtacaaCATAGaactaatattaataaaatacgGTTTTTCAAGCCTGTAATATTTACCAGATTAACACCAGTGCAAGAAGATAAGCCCAAGAGTCAAAGAATAAGTATATATGTAGAAGTATATAAGCAAAAATTATCTTTACGATGAAATCTGCAATGGTCCAATTTGGTTGTAATTCCCTTTATTTTCATATGGCTTACATGTAAATCTTTTTTTGAATTGGACTTAAGATCCAAGAATGAATGTTCTTCAATCTTTTAGCAGATTGCAAAGCCAAGTCATTACAGAGAGAGACTCCCAGTGTCCTTTGTCATTCACTATCAGAAGACCACGCTCAGGTCAGTGGCCTTCATCAACAGGTACCCTCCTTTGGCGAGCAGATCTGATCCTGTGTGGAGATGATGAAGCATCTTCTTCTGTTTCAGACCCTGAAGGTTCATGATCTCCCTCCTGAGATCCTGTGTCTCCCACCAGTTCCCGAAGAAACTTGAATTTTGATAAAAAAAGATGCCAAACAAAATACCAACCTAAAGAgagataaaaacattaaaagaaattatgACACACAGTATTATCAGTTGGGAACATTTCAGTTAattgtgtgtggggtgtgtgtgttatGAAATAGTATGTGTAATTTAAACGTATATGTGATTACAATTTatataacaaacatttatcaagcatttaCTATGGACACGGCATAAAGATAAACTCTGGGATTCTACAGAATGGCAAAAACAGTTTCTGCCTTTATGGAATTGAGAATTCAAGCTTGGTCCATCTACATCAAATTTATAATGAGATTATGAAATCTAAGTAGAGTGTTTATTGTATTAAACTCAACTTTTTGAGAGCATTTTTCTGGGGAAGAAAGAATACACCTCGCTATTTACCTGGACATTCACACCCCAATGCCAGTATTTACTAAAAACAAGTGTGCTTCAATCAGAAAGCAAGACAGTAAATGGCAGGATTTACTAAATCACCTGCACTTTGGTAAAAACTTCTCAGGACCAAACTATTCAGGAAGTTTCTAGAAATAATAAACTttcacagaaaattaataaattttctttaattacacAATGCAAGATGAAAAGCCAGAGCACCAGTATCTTaaattcaagattttaaaaaatacagtgttTTCATGTCAAAGCCATTAAAAAGGCTGAATAactctcctaaaaaaaaaaaattactaaccaagttttgcttgtttttgcaaGGAGTTTTAAGTTTTAGACGTCCACTAATATAGAACTAACAGTCAATAAAGGAGAACACAGGAGATAAAACTCCTGAAGCCATGACTGGTTGCTCTGAAATGTTAGAGTACTTCATAAACAAAACTAACCACTGCTAACAGTTTTCCATGCTAGCGTGTATTCTCGATGCCTTCTACTTTAAAACTCTCTAGTTTCACAGAAAAGCAATGGACCATAGCATATTCTGATGACTAGCATTTTATGGAAACAAAATCCAACCAGCTTTTCTACCCCAGCATCACAAAGGCCGAGATGAATGGCCACTTAAGgaagtttctaattttacttgtttctttcttATAATCTCTGGGGGGAAAGATGAACATAAAATCCTTGGTACTAAAAACCTAACTTCAGAGACTTAACCCTTTTCTCAAGTTTTTGACTTCCTTTAAGCTTGAGTGCTGAGTGCTAACTGAACCACACCACAAATATATTTTAGTCAACTGTGTGAGTAAAGCACCTAACTCTGTAAGACAGTATTTTAACGATACTCCAAATCAGCAAGCTCTCTCTTCACTCAAAATTCTTTGTAAAAATAGGCACAGCGAGGTAGAGGGAAGAGCACTGGAGGGGTCAGGGGGCCCAGGCCTGACAGAAGACTGATAAAGccactgtgaggaataaataaataaagggcttAGGTGCCTAGCACCGAGTCCACATTTGGTAAACTGCTCAATCGACAGGAGCTGTGGCTGTCCCTGGGCAGTGGGATCTGGGGTGACTTCTCCTTTGTTCttgattatcttttttattgagatacagttcacctatcataaaattcaccattttaaaatgtacaagtcAATGGTTTTTAGCATATTAACAAGGTTGTGCCGCCATCACCATTATCAaactccaaaacattttcatcgacccccaaagaaaccccatacccattagcagtcccCTCCCCagttcctccctccccagcccctgggaaccaTTAATGTACTCTCCTGTCTCTGGATTTGTGTATTCTGAGCGTGGCATACAGACGGAATCACAGTACGTGGTCTCGTGTGCCTGGCTTCTTACACTTAGcatatattttcaaggttcatcaaaCACGTTGTTGCAGGTATcacattattcctttttattgttgaataatattccattgtaaagaCACATCACATTTAGTTTTAACCATTTACCAATTAACAGACCCGGgcagtttccactttttggctgcaATGACCAACTGCACAAGTTTTGCACTgacgtgttttcatttctcttgggtatacaaCAGACCTTCGAACAAGACAGGGGTTAGACCCTCCCCACAGCTGAAAATCCACCTGAAACTTTACAATccaccctccatatccacagttccacatccAAGGATTCAACCTCAGATCATGTAGTGGACTGCAGTGTGTCTTTAGTGAAAGAAATCCGCATgttaagtggacccacacagttcaaacccatgttgttccaTGGTCCACTATACCTAGGGGTAgaattgctgcgtcatatggtaaCTTATGCGTAACCATTTGTGAAATTGCTAGTCTTGTCCAAAGCAACTGtgccattttacactcccatcagcatGGTAAGAGGTTCTCaacttctctacatcctcaccaagacTTTTCATTGCCCGccttttttattatagtcatcctagtgggtgtgaagtggtttaTCATTGTGGCTTTTATTatggcatttccctaatgactaaataTGTTAAACAtcattttcttgtgtttattggcaatctgtaaatcttctttggagaaatgtctattaaattcCTCTGCCtactttttaatcaggttgtttgtctctttaagttgtaagagttctttatatattcttgaaaCCAGAcgcttatcagatatatgatctgcaaaacatttttttcccattctgtgggctgtcttttcactgtcttGATAATGTTCTTTGAAGTACAATAGTTTT
This genomic interval from Lagenorhynchus albirostris chromosome 10, mLagAlb1.1, whole genome shotgun sequence contains the following:
- the SMIM13 gene encoding small integral membrane protein 13 yields the protein MWHSVGLTLLVFVATLLIVLLLMVCGWYFVWHLFLSKFKFLRELVGDTGSQEGDHEPSGSETEEDASSSPHRIRSARQRRVPVDEGH